A genomic window from Carassius auratus strain Wakin unplaced genomic scaffold, ASM336829v1 scaf_tig00020493, whole genome shotgun sequence includes:
- the LOC113076417 gene encoding UDP-GlcNAc:betaGal beta-1,3-N-acetylglucosaminyltransferase 7-like, whose amino-acid sequence MELFFRKKKNLRTAVSLTLVFATILMLNKLIRVDTNFKDTKVDVKRKWCGPTCKSIKAVEISSQSRVNGLAPVGKPIPKKWDVNSIECHENSTMKTEAWFRRLNPRFHEFVLHRHCRYFPMLLNHPEKCSGDVDVLLVVKSVIEEHDRREAVRQTWGKEQEIQGLKIKTLFLLGTPATGKDTRNLQALVQYEDRTYGDILQWDFLDTFFNLTLKEVNFLRWFNIYCSGVPFVFKGDDDVFVHTKNLVELIGFRVEENKVENLIVGDTILGAKPIRNRQSKYFIPKELYDKRYPPYLGGGGFLMSSQVARRLFAVSESVELYPIDDVFLGMCLQRLKIVPELHLAFRTFGIIKRKVTRLNREPCFFRNLIVVHKLFPRELLQMWTLVQNEDLNCARQVVI is encoded by the coding sequence ATGGAACTCTTCTTTCGAAAGAAAAAGAATCTAAGAACCGCGGTCAGCCTGACTTTGGTTTTTGCCACTATACTGATGCTTAATAAGTTAATAAGGGTGGACACGAATTTTAAAGATACCAAAGTCGACGTGAAACGCAAATGGTGTGGCCCCACATGTAAAAGCATAAAGGCCGTTGAAATTTCATCTCAATCACGCGTGAATGGCTTGGCGCCGGTGGGGAAACCAATTCCAAAAAAATGGGACGTGAATAGTATAGAATGCCATGAAAATTCCACGATGAAGACCGAAGCCTGGTTTCGTCGCTTGAACCCGAGGTTCCACGAATTTGTCCTGCACAGACATTGCAGATACTTCCCAATGTTGCTGAATCACCCGGAGAAGTGTAGCGGTGACGTGGATGTTCTGCTCGTGGTCAAATCGGTTATTGAAGAACATGACCGGCGGGAAGCCGTGCGGCAGACGTGGGGAAAAGAGCAAGAAATCCAGGGCTTGAAAATCAAAACACTATTTCTTTTAGGCACTCCAGCCACTGGCAAAGACACACGAAATTTACAAGCCCTGGTCCAATATGAAGACCGAACCTACGGGGACATCTTACAGTGGGACTTTTTGGACACTTTCTTCAACCTTACCTTGAAGGAGGTGAACTTTCTGAGATGGTTCAACATCTACTGCAGTGGAGTTCCCTTCGTCTTCAAAGGGGACGATGACGTTTTTGTCCATACCAAGAACTTAGTGGAACTAATTGGCTTTCGGGTGGAGGAGAACAAAGTGGAAAACCTCATTGTAGGAGACACGATTTTAGGAGCCAAACCGATCAGAAACCGCCAGAGTAAATATTTCATTCCCAAAGAGTTGTATGATAAACGCTATCCACCTTATTTGGGTGGGGGAGGATTTCTCATGTCCTCTCAGGTGGCCCGCAGGCTCTTCGCGGTTTCTGAGAGCGTGGAGCTTTACCCCATTGACGATGTGTTTTTGGGCATGTGTCTTCAGAGGCTGAAGATCGTCCCCGAACTGCACCTGGCCTTCAGGACATTTGGGATCATTAAGCGTAAAGTGACTCGTCTGAACCGGGAGCCGTGCTTCTTTCGCAACCTCATCGTGGTCCACAAACTCTTTCCGCGGGAGCTGCTGCAAATGTGGACGCTTGTTCAAAACGAGGACTTGAACTGCGCCAGACAAGTCGTTATATGA